In one window of Azoarcus olearius DNA:
- a CDS encoding glutathione peroxidase translates to MTTPLYDIPLQRLDGSAATLADYAGKVLLIVNTASQCGFTPQYAGLEMLYRNYKDRGLVVLGFPCNQFGAQEPGDASEIADFCERNYGVSFPMFAKLDVNGDNAHPLYVALKQQAPGVLGTEAIKWNFTKFLVDRHGEVIERYAPTTTPQDLAGDIEAQLARA, encoded by the coding sequence ATGACGACCCCGCTCTACGACATCCCCCTGCAACGCCTGGACGGCAGCGCCGCCACGCTCGCCGACTACGCCGGCAAGGTGCTGCTGATCGTCAATACCGCCAGCCAGTGCGGCTTCACGCCGCAGTACGCGGGGCTGGAGATGCTCTACCGCAACTACAAGGACCGCGGCCTCGTGGTGCTCGGCTTTCCGTGCAACCAGTTCGGCGCACAGGAGCCGGGCGACGCCAGCGAGATCGCCGACTTCTGCGAACGCAACTACGGCGTCAGCTTCCCGATGTTCGCCAAGCTCGACGTCAATGGCGACAACGCCCATCCCCTGTACGTGGCGCTGAAGCAGCAAGCGCCGGGTGTGCTGGGCACCGAAGCGATCAAGTGGAACTTCACCAAGTTCCTCGTCGACCGCCACGGCGAGGTGATCGAACGCTACGCCCCCACCACCACGCCGCAGGATCTCGCGGGCGATATCGAAGCCCAGCTCGCGCGGGCCTGA
- a CDS encoding class I SAM-dependent methyltransferase: protein MPSPALLLNLFLDLVARGEQPRVPEPALVMDDPAAAEAFMRAGREDGMLAHTYVYHAIQASAVIPAGGTVLDLGCGPANQLVQVARLNPDARFIGVDASPAMLALARETLARCDVGNVTLREAQMQVLADIPDASVDAVISTMSLHHLTDFGALAATLAEVKRVLRPGGGVYLVDFGRLRRAAGQHFFAHERAASQPQLFTTDYHHSLRAAFSLAELQAAARVLGAAVRVRRTFLVPFLVAIRSRQPNRLRRESRAAARALYLALSPRQRFELRDLARFFGHGGFPLAYRPWWPWHRGR from the coding sequence ATGCCCAGCCCAGCCCTGCTGCTCAACCTCTTCCTCGATCTCGTCGCGCGCGGCGAGCAGCCGCGGGTGCCGGAGCCGGCGCTGGTGATGGACGACCCGGCCGCGGCCGAGGCCTTCATGCGTGCGGGGCGCGAGGACGGCATGCTGGCGCACACCTATGTCTATCACGCGATCCAGGCCAGCGCCGTGATTCCGGCCGGCGGCACGGTGCTGGACCTCGGCTGCGGGCCCGCCAACCAGCTGGTGCAGGTGGCGCGGCTGAACCCCGACGCACGCTTCATCGGCGTCGATGCGTCGCCCGCGATGCTGGCGCTGGCGCGTGAAACGCTGGCGCGCTGCGACGTGGGCAACGTGACGCTGCGCGAGGCGCAGATGCAGGTGCTGGCGGATATCCCGGATGCCAGTGTGGACGCGGTGATCTCGACGATGTCGCTGCATCACCTGACCGATTTCGGCGCGTTAGCGGCGACCCTGGCGGAAGTGAAGCGCGTGCTCCGGCCGGGCGGCGGGGTGTATCTGGTGGATTTCGGCCGCCTGCGCCGCGCGGCCGGGCAGCACTTTTTCGCCCACGAACGCGCCGCCAGCCAACCCCAACTCTTCACCACCGATTACCACCACTCGCTGCGCGCGGCTTTCAGCCTCGCCGAACTGCAGGCGGCAGCCCGGGTTCTGGGCGCGGCGGTGCGGGTGCGGCGAACCTTTCTGGTCCCTTTCCTGGTCGCCATCCGCAGCCGTCAGCCCAACCGGCTGCGGCGCGAAAGCCGGGCGGCGGCGCGCGCGCTCTATCTTGCGCTGTCGCCGCGCCAGCGCTTCGAACTGCGCGATCTCGCGCGCTTCTTCGGCCACGGTGGCTTTCCGCTGGCCTACCGGCCCTGGTGGCCGTGGCACCGGGGCCGCTAG